A single window of Kitasatospora sp. HUAS MG31 DNA harbors:
- a CDS encoding DUF4012 domain-containing protein produces the protein MRADPLTPRANEPEQAAGPARRPRPGRLILLGAAAILLPLAALSGAAALQARAVHSHLTAAHQDVARLAAAFAGGATPSEHDLASLREHTGAARRATSAPWWTALGELPLAGRSFRTAHGLSVAADEAATQVLPDAVRLREVADPARIMRQDGGVELDRLTAADPVLARIQTGLDRIGHNLAALPDATGIGRLDAARARLTAQVEHLAESAGSARTAVRLLPPLLGGSGPRSYFFAFQTNAEARGTGGLVGVFGILTADHGRITVHDLSSNDTLTSAPEPVADFGPDYESRYAADDSTRLMANSNLSAHFPYAAQIWTGLWRQKTGQQLDGAIATDPVGLARVLAATGPVRLPNGEQLTAADTVALTESTAYARYTDKSARKDFLIQVAHAVTDALLHGRHDPVALLRALHQLAGDGRLRMWSTDPQTQEALEDTELAGSVPQQTGPYAALVVNNSAGNKLDYYLDRSLRYELAPCVAGKRESVIRVRLVNNAPASGLPEYVRLRSDDPTHPHTPGSTRIWVSLYAAVGAQFRSAELDGRPLPMSVGAERGHPVLASEVELEPGQARELDIHLREPASARTPVVPEQPLVRPQTTQVIAAPCQEAP, from the coding sequence GTGAGAGCTGATCCCCTCACCCCCCGGGCGAACGAGCCCGAACAGGCGGCCGGGCCGGCCAGACGCCCAAGGCCCGGCCGCCTGATCCTCCTCGGCGCCGCCGCGATCCTCCTGCCCCTGGCGGCGCTGAGCGGCGCCGCGGCGCTTCAGGCACGGGCGGTGCACAGCCACCTCACCGCGGCCCACCAGGACGTCGCCCGACTCGCCGCCGCGTTCGCCGGCGGCGCCACGCCCTCCGAGCACGATCTGGCCTCCCTCAGGGAGCACACCGGCGCCGCCCGCCGGGCGACCTCCGCGCCCTGGTGGACGGCGCTCGGCGAACTCCCGCTGGCCGGCCGTTCCTTCCGCACCGCGCACGGCCTCAGCGTGGCCGCCGACGAGGCGGCCACCCAGGTGCTGCCGGACGCGGTACGGCTGCGCGAGGTGGCCGACCCGGCCCGGATCATGCGCCAGGACGGCGGCGTGGAACTCGACCGGCTCACGGCCGCCGACCCGGTCCTGGCCCGCATCCAGACCGGCCTCGACCGCATCGGGCACAACCTGGCAGCCCTGCCGGACGCCACCGGCATCGGCCGGCTGGACGCCGCGCGCGCCAGGCTGACCGCCCAGGTGGAGCACCTGGCCGAGTCGGCCGGGAGCGCCCGTACGGCGGTGCGGCTGCTGCCTCCGCTACTGGGCGGATCAGGCCCGCGTTCGTACTTCTTCGCCTTCCAGACCAACGCCGAGGCCCGCGGCACCGGCGGCCTGGTCGGCGTCTTCGGCATCCTCACCGCCGACCACGGGCGGATCACCGTCCACGACCTGTCCTCCAACGACACGCTGACCTCCGCCCCCGAACCGGTGGCCGACTTCGGCCCGGACTACGAGAGCAGGTACGCGGCCGACGACAGCACCCGGCTGATGGCCAACTCCAACCTCTCCGCGCACTTCCCGTACGCGGCGCAGATCTGGACCGGCCTGTGGCGCCAGAAGACCGGCCAGCAACTGGACGGGGCGATCGCCACCGACCCGGTGGGGCTGGCCCGCGTCCTGGCGGCCACCGGCCCCGTGCGGCTGCCGAACGGCGAACAGCTGACCGCCGCCGACACCGTCGCGCTCACCGAGAGCACCGCCTACGCCCGCTACACCGACAAGTCGGCCCGCAAGGACTTCCTCATCCAGGTCGCCCATGCGGTCACCGACGCCCTGCTGCACGGCCGGCACGACCCCGTCGCCCTGCTGCGGGCCCTGCACCAGCTCGCCGGCGACGGCCGGCTGCGGATGTGGAGTACCGACCCGCAGACCCAGGAGGCACTCGAGGACACCGAGCTGGCCGGCAGCGTGCCGCAGCAGACCGGCCCCTACGCGGCCCTGGTGGTCAACAACTCCGCCGGGAACAAGCTGGACTACTACCTCGACCGGTCCCTGCGTTACGAACTGGCGCCCTGCGTCGCCGGCAAGCGCGAGAGCGTCATCCGCGTCCGGCTCGTCAACAACGCCCCGGCCTCCGGCCTGCCGGAGTACGTCAGGCTCCGCTCCGACGACCCCACGCACCCGCACACACCCGGTTCCACCCGCATCTGGGTCTCCCTTTACGCTGCCGTGGGAGCGCAGTTCAGGAGCGCCGAACTGGACGGACGACCGCTGCCGATGTCGGTCGGCGCCGAACGCGGCCACCCGGTGCTGGCCAGCGAGGTCGAGCTGGAGCCGGGCCAGGCACGGGAGTTGGACATCCACCTGCGCGAACCCGCCTCGGCCCGGACACCCGTGGTACCGGAACAGCCCCTGGTGCGGCCGCAGACCACCCAGGTGATCGCCGCACCGTGCCAGGAAGCCCCCTGA
- a CDS encoding DegT/DnrJ/EryC1/StrS family aminotransferase, whose amino-acid sequence MNIAPTATEPATGPAAEPGSGPASAAQERRTPPPASPAVGADRDLAGTVRTDLPFGPPRVPEHRIRISEPQLGVEEETAVLAVLRSGRLTSGPRVEEFERAFAAAHGVAHAVAVSNGTTALVAALRAHDIGPGDEVITTPLTFGATLNALLEVGATARFADVDDDFLLDPAAVAAAITPRTCAIMPVHLYGLPADMPDITRLADHHRLTVIADAAQAHGARVAGQSVGAASTATFSMYGSKNITCGEGGVVTTPDARIADRLRLIRNHGMRNRYEHLLAGSNYRLTEMQAAIGSVQLGRLPEINRRRAAHAARLTAGLEGVPGLITPRRPADRLHVWHQYTVRLTDDARAGRDEVIEALDRAGIEARVFYPRLAFDHDCYRDHPRIARGDTPRAELVTRQVLSLPVHPRLTDTDLDRVIDTVRQTLDAPAPIRTPNPDRPTAL is encoded by the coding sequence ATGAACATCGCACCAACGGCCACCGAGCCGGCCACCGGGCCGGCCGCCGAGCCCGGGAGCGGCCCGGCATCCGCCGCGCAGGAGCGGCGGACCCCGCCGCCGGCGTCCCCGGCCGTCGGCGCCGACCGCGACCTCGCGGGCACCGTCCGCACCGACCTCCCCTTCGGCCCGCCGAGAGTGCCGGAGCACCGGATCCGGATCAGCGAGCCACAGCTCGGCGTCGAGGAGGAGACGGCCGTCCTCGCGGTGCTCCGCTCCGGCCGGTTGACCAGCGGCCCCCGCGTGGAGGAGTTCGAACGAGCCTTCGCCGCGGCCCACGGCGTCGCGCACGCCGTCGCGGTCAGCAACGGGACCACCGCCCTGGTCGCGGCCCTGCGCGCCCACGACATCGGCCCCGGCGACGAGGTGATCACCACACCGCTGACCTTCGGCGCGACCCTGAACGCACTGCTCGAGGTGGGCGCCACCGCGCGATTCGCCGACGTCGACGACGACTTCCTGCTGGATCCGGCGGCCGTCGCCGCCGCGATCACGCCCCGAACCTGCGCGATCATGCCCGTCCATCTCTACGGCCTGCCCGCGGACATGCCGGACATCACCCGGCTGGCCGACCACCACCGGCTCACCGTGATCGCGGACGCCGCACAGGCGCACGGCGCCCGGGTGGCCGGCCAGTCGGTCGGAGCCGCCTCGACGGCGACCTTCTCCATGTACGGCAGCAAGAACATCACCTGCGGCGAGGGCGGTGTGGTCACCACCCCCGACGCCCGGATCGCCGACCGGCTGCGGCTGATCCGCAACCACGGCATGCGCAACCGCTACGAACATCTGCTCGCCGGCTCGAACTACCGGCTCACCGAGATGCAGGCCGCGATCGGTTCGGTCCAGCTCGGCCGCCTGCCCGAGATCAACCGGAGGCGCGCCGCCCATGCGGCTCGCCTCACCGCGGGCCTGGAGGGCGTCCCCGGCCTGATCACCCCCCGCCGGCCCGCCGACCGGCTGCACGTCTGGCACCAGTACACCGTCCGCCTCACCGACGATGCGCGGGCCGGCCGGGACGAGGTGATCGAGGCCCTGGACCGGGCCGGAATCGAGGCCCGGGTGTTCTACCCGCGGCTCGCCTTCGACCACGACTGCTACCGCGACCACCCCCGGATCGCGCGCGGCGACACCCCGCGCGCCGAGCTGGTCACCCGACAGGTGCTCTCCCTGCCGGTCCACCCCCGCCTGACCGACACCGACCTCGACCGGGTGATCGACACCGTCCGGCAAACGCTCGACGCCCCAGCCCCGATCCGCACCCCGAACCCCGACCGGCCGACCGCGCTGTAG
- a CDS encoding polysaccharide biosynthesis tyrosine autokinase: MALRSLLGLIRDRWKLIVVVTLLAGAVSAGLTARAERTYSSSLTFLVSAQVDSSNVMQAYQAGLLSQQKLESYANLLTGPMLAGAVAQTGRLPLAADELQSRISAQAVPQTVLLRATVTGDSPEQAQEIARVIAVVFPQQINQLERPETGGASTVVIRVVAQPSYSPQPVSPRPVRNLAAGLALGLLAGLGLAAVARTLDTSLKTVEQLGRALGGKPVLGAIPYDPAARGTPVLYDADLVGSRMEAFRKLRVAFGFVQVDAPRKVIMFTSAMPHDGKSTTVCNLAAALGTVGTQAIIVECDLRRPQVGRYLGLPNGAGLTDVLLGRATLDDAVQTWGDDAVDVLTSGTLPPNPGDLLGSQRMEQLLEELRSRYEVVLLDLPPTLAFADAAAAGRHCDGAIVVARHGRTRVEQLRRVVESLTAADTPVLAGVLCMAPHRRDTDGGWRYGYHYYQAEKPRKYGARVARARAARIRTGAGADGRRLSDGTVTVDADPAPPVAR; encoded by the coding sequence ATGGCACTGCGGAGTCTCCTCGGGCTGATCAGGGATCGCTGGAAGCTCATCGTCGTCGTGACCCTGCTCGCCGGGGCCGTCAGCGCGGGCCTGACCGCGCGGGCGGAGCGCACCTACTCCTCCAGCCTCACCTTCCTGGTCTCGGCCCAGGTCGACTCGTCCAACGTGATGCAGGCCTACCAGGCCGGCCTTCTGTCCCAGCAGAAGCTCGAGTCCTACGCCAACCTGCTGACCGGACCGATGCTGGCGGGGGCCGTGGCCCAGACGGGCAGACTGCCCCTCGCCGCGGACGAGCTGCAGTCGCGGATCTCCGCCCAGGCGGTCCCGCAGACGGTGCTGCTCCGGGCGACCGTGACCGGTGACTCGCCGGAGCAGGCGCAGGAGATCGCGCGTGTGATCGCGGTCGTCTTCCCGCAGCAGATCAACCAGCTGGAGCGCCCGGAGACCGGCGGGGCGTCGACGGTGGTGATCCGGGTGGTCGCCCAGCCCAGCTATTCCCCCCAGCCCGTGTCGCCCAGGCCGGTCCGCAACCTGGCGGCCGGCCTGGCACTCGGCCTGCTGGCCGGGCTCGGCCTGGCCGCCGTCGCCCGCACCTTGGACACCTCGCTCAAGACCGTCGAGCAGCTCGGCCGGGCCCTCGGCGGGAAGCCGGTCCTCGGCGCCATCCCCTACGACCCGGCCGCGCGGGGCACCCCGGTGCTGTACGACGCCGATCTGGTCGGTTCGAGGATGGAGGCGTTCCGCAAGCTCCGGGTCGCCTTCGGGTTCGTCCAGGTCGACGCGCCCCGCAAGGTGATCATGTTCACCAGCGCGATGCCCCACGACGGCAAGAGCACGACGGTCTGCAACCTGGCGGCCGCCCTGGGCACGGTCGGCACCCAGGCGATCATCGTCGAGTGCGATCTGCGCAGGCCTCAGGTCGGCCGGTACCTCGGGCTGCCGAACGGGGCCGGCCTCACGGACGTCCTGCTCGGCCGTGCCACCCTGGACGACGCCGTCCAGACCTGGGGCGACGACGCCGTGGACGTCCTGACCAGCGGTACGCTGCCGCCCAACCCGGGGGACCTGCTCGGCTCCCAGAGGATGGAGCAGCTGCTCGAGGAACTGCGATCGCGCTACGAGGTCGTGCTGCTCGACCTGCCGCCGACGCTGGCCTTCGCCGACGCGGCCGCGGCGGGCCGGCACTGCGACGGTGCGATCGTCGTCGCCCGGCACGGCCGCACCCGCGTCGAGCAGCTGCGCAGGGTCGTCGAATCACTGACCGCGGCCGACACCCCGGTGCTCGCCGGGGTGCTGTGCATGGCGCCCCACCGCCGGGACACCGACGGCGGCTGGCGGTACGGCTACCACTACTACCAGGCCGAAAAGCCCCGCAAGTACGGCGCCCGGGTGGCCCGCGCACGCGCCGCACGCATCCGGACCGGCGCCGGAGCCGACGGCCGGCGGCTTTCGGACGGCACCGTGACCGTGGACGCGGACCCGGCCCCGCCGGTCGCGCGCTGA
- a CDS encoding SDR family NAD(P)-dependent oxidoreductase yields MHGECAGHAVVGPAAAGRGDRARPQAGTGGPSRGATRRRARAAWAAADALVWAGGVLIVGPDGGGGPGLSAGGPVVLACLAAGVTAVLAGAVCGLYSGRFPWESRAELGAVLGTAALTALCLEAVGGGRLPLIGARPVVAGIAAMVSALGMITTRAAVAAVRRRPRRPAPAAVKVIVFGAGSAGTQLVHRLAGQRGARYQPVALLDDDPGKRRLRICGVRVRGGRERLAEVAAETGAAVVVIAIAGGRGDGQVITDLVSLAESAGLTAKVIPPVHELVAGSARIDGVRDPRITHLLGREPIRLDLAAAAGRFTGRRILVTGAGGSIGSELCRQLHRLHPASLVMLDRDESALHAVQLALHGRALLDSDETVLADIRDAARISEVFAQARPEIVFHAAAVKHLPLLERYPSEALKTNVAGTLNVLRAAAACGVESFVNISTDKAADPVSVLGTSKRITERLTAYMADQAPGTWVSVRFGNVLGSRGSLLESLSAQIAAGGPVTVTHPQVARYFMTATEAVQLVLQAVAVGHSGEVLVLDMGEQVRIADLARRMAATASHRVEIVFTGLRPGEKLIEDLLGAGERDHRPRHPLVRQVPVPALEPGEVAGIRHLTDPDDVRAALVRLTAARAPVPGKRTAPAAHSAPPEPAEAGQ; encoded by the coding sequence TTGCACGGGGAATGTGCCGGTCACGCGGTGGTCGGCCCTGCGGCGGCCGGGCGGGGCGACCGCGCCCGGCCGCAGGCCGGAACCGGCGGGCCGTCCCGCGGCGCCACCCGCCGTCGCGCGCGGGCGGCCTGGGCCGCGGCCGACGCCCTGGTGTGGGCGGGCGGTGTGCTGATCGTCGGCCCGGACGGCGGAGGCGGCCCGGGCCTGTCGGCCGGTGGCCCGGTGGTCCTCGCCTGTCTCGCCGCCGGGGTGACCGCGGTCCTGGCCGGCGCGGTGTGCGGGCTGTACTCCGGGCGGTTCCCGTGGGAGAGCCGCGCGGAGCTGGGCGCCGTGCTGGGCACCGCCGCCCTGACCGCGCTCTGCCTGGAGGCTGTCGGCGGCGGACGGCTCCCGCTGATCGGCGCACGGCCGGTCGTGGCGGGGATCGCCGCCATGGTCAGCGCCCTGGGGATGATCACCACGCGGGCCGCGGTCGCCGCCGTCCGGCGCAGGCCGAGACGGCCGGCACCGGCCGCAGTCAAGGTGATCGTGTTCGGTGCGGGCAGTGCGGGCACGCAGTTGGTGCACCGGCTGGCGGGCCAGCGCGGCGCGCGGTACCAGCCGGTCGCCCTGCTGGACGACGACCCGGGCAAGCGCCGGCTGCGGATCTGCGGGGTCCGGGTGCGGGGCGGCCGGGAGCGGCTCGCCGAGGTCGCGGCCGAGACCGGGGCCGCGGTGGTGGTGATCGCGATCGCCGGCGGGCGCGGCGACGGCCAGGTGATCACGGACCTGGTGTCGCTGGCCGAGTCGGCCGGGCTGACGGCCAAGGTCATCCCGCCGGTGCACGAGCTGGTCGCCGGCTCGGCCAGGATCGACGGCGTCCGTGACCCGCGGATCACCCACCTGCTGGGCCGCGAGCCGATCCGCCTCGACCTGGCGGCGGCCGCCGGCCGTTTCACCGGTCGGCGGATCCTGGTCACCGGCGCCGGCGGGTCGATCGGTTCCGAGCTGTGCCGCCAGTTGCACCGGCTGCACCCCGCCTCGCTGGTGATGCTCGACCGGGACGAGTCCGCCCTGCACGCGGTGCAGCTCGCGCTGCACGGCCGTGCGCTGCTCGACTCCGACGAGACGGTGCTCGCCGACATCAGGGACGCCGCCCGGATCAGCGAGGTGTTCGCGCAGGCCCGCCCGGAGATCGTGTTCCACGCCGCGGCGGTCAAGCACCTTCCCCTCCTGGAGCGGTACCCCTCGGAGGCGCTGAAGACCAACGTGGCCGGCACGCTGAACGTGCTGCGGGCGGCCGCCGCCTGCGGGGTGGAGTCCTTCGTGAACATCTCCACCGACAAGGCCGCCGACCCGGTGAGCGTGCTCGGCACGTCGAAGCGGATCACGGAGCGGTTGACCGCGTACATGGCCGATCAGGCGCCGGGCACCTGGGTGTCGGTCAGGTTCGGCAACGTGCTGGGCAGCCGTGGCTCGCTGCTCGAGTCCCTGTCCGCGCAGATCGCGGCGGGCGGCCCGGTCACCGTGACGCATCCGCAGGTCGCCCGGTACTTCATGACGGCCACCGAGGCCGTTCAGCTGGTCCTGCAGGCGGTGGCCGTGGGGCACAGCGGCGAGGTGCTGGTCCTGGACATGGGCGAGCAGGTCCGCATCGCCGACCTCGCGCGCCGGATGGCGGCCACCGCCTCGCACCGGGTGGAGATCGTGTTCACCGGGCTGCGGCCCGGCGAGAAGCTGATCGAGGACCTGCTGGGTGCCGGGGAGCGCGACCACCGGCCGCGGCACCCGCTTGTGAGGCAGGTGCCCGTACCGGCGCTCGAACCCGGTGAGGTGGCCGGCATCCGTCACCTCACCGATCCCGACGATGTGCGCGCGGCCCTGGTCCGGCTCACCGCCGCGCGGGCGCCGGTGCCCGGCAAGCGCACGGCCCCGGCCGCCCACTCCGCGCCGCCCGAACCGGCGGAGGCGGGCCAGTGA
- a CDS encoding sugar transferase has product MTARATRHRPAAGPPVPAAAAGGRRSYRGKRLLDLTVTCLLIAPAAVVCATAALAHLLAHGRPVLFRQCRVGRDGRLFVLFKLRTMGDPPDGPDTPEGPRAARVTAVGGVLRRLAIDELPQLINVLRGEMSLVGPRPTLPYQVGRYTGRQRLRLRAMPGLTGLAQVRGRQQLSWPERIEWDLQYLCRQSLLLDLTILLRTIWTVLARDGATASHEGDPIARRPERTQGA; this is encoded by the coding sequence GTGACCGCGCGGGCGACGCGGCATCGGCCCGCGGCCGGCCCACCGGTGCCGGCCGCGGCGGCCGGCGGCCGGCGGTCCTACCGCGGCAAACGGCTGCTCGACCTGACCGTGACCTGCCTGCTGATCGCCCCGGCCGCGGTGGTCTGCGCGACGGCCGCGCTGGCGCACCTGCTCGCGCACGGCCGGCCGGTGCTGTTCCGGCAGTGCCGGGTCGGCCGGGACGGACGGCTGTTCGTCCTGTTCAAGCTGCGCACGATGGGGGATCCGCCGGACGGGCCGGACACGCCGGAGGGCCCCCGGGCCGCCCGGGTGACCGCGGTCGGCGGGGTGCTGCGTCGGCTGGCGATCGACGAACTGCCCCAGCTGATCAACGTGCTGCGCGGGGAGATGAGCCTGGTCGGACCCCGGCCAACGCTCCCCTACCAGGTGGGCCGGTACACCGGCCGGCAAAGGCTGCGGCTGCGGGCGATGCCCGGCCTGACCGGCCTGGCCCAGGTCCGCGGACGGCAGCAGCTGAGCTGGCCGGAACGGATCGAGTGGGATCTGCAGTACCTGTGCCGGCAGAGCCTGCTGCTCGACCTGACGATCCTCCTGCGCACCATCTGGACGGTCCTGGCGCGCGACGGCGCCACCGCCAGCCACGAGGGCGATCCGATCGCCCGCCGACCAGAAAGGACCCAAGGTGCCTGA
- a CDS encoding DegT/DnrJ/EryC1/StrS family aminotransferase gives MPDSDTRIRLACPDLGEEELDAVRRVLRSGVLTNGPENEAFGQEFADRHAARFGVTFCTGTAALDAMLLAEGIGAGDEVIVPSMTFVSTATAVCHVGARPVFADIDPRTFNLDPAAVAARLGPATRAVLTVHYAGQPGDLDELARVCAGAAVPLLEDAAQAAGAEYRSRPVGTFGRSAMFSFTPTKNITTGEGGIVLTDDPGTAERLRLLRNHGQSALYRHESLGHNWRLTEMQAAIGRVQLRKLDGILERKHAIAGELTRRLAGVSGLTTPYRAPDARGTWMLYTCLLPGIRDRVLADLLARGIEARIYFPPVHRQPLFAGRGAGMGPVADGGSAMLPVTEAVAEAMLSIPVHHRLTEAEVAEIADAVTDAVGRASAAPPGAASVASAPVPAGRVPAVGTLGTLGTLGTLGTLGTLDAVGRPKPVGDR, from the coding sequence GTGCCTGACAGCGACACCCGCATCCGGCTCGCCTGCCCCGACCTCGGGGAGGAGGAACTGGACGCGGTACGCCGCGTGCTGCGCAGCGGTGTGCTCACCAACGGCCCGGAGAACGAGGCCTTCGGTCAGGAGTTCGCCGACCGTCATGCGGCGCGGTTCGGGGTGACGTTCTGCACCGGTACGGCCGCGTTGGACGCGATGCTGCTCGCCGAGGGCATCGGTGCGGGTGACGAGGTGATCGTTCCATCGATGACCTTCGTCTCCACCGCCACCGCGGTGTGCCACGTCGGGGCCAGGCCGGTGTTCGCCGACATCGATCCGCGGACCTTCAATCTCGATCCGGCGGCCGTCGCCGCCCGCCTCGGCCCGGCCACCCGGGCGGTGCTGACCGTGCACTACGCCGGGCAGCCTGGGGACCTGGACGAACTGGCCCGGGTGTGTGCCGGGGCGGCCGTGCCGCTGCTGGAGGACGCCGCGCAGGCGGCCGGCGCCGAGTACCGCTCCAGGCCGGTCGGCACGTTCGGCCGGTCGGCGATGTTCAGCTTCACGCCGACCAAGAACATCACCACCGGGGAGGGCGGCATCGTCCTGACCGACGACCCGGGCACCGCCGAGCGGCTGAGGCTGCTCCGCAACCACGGCCAGAGCGCGCTGTACCGGCACGAGAGCCTGGGTCACAACTGGCGGCTGACCGAGATGCAGGCCGCGATCGGCCGGGTCCAGCTCCGCAAGCTGGACGGCATCCTGGAGCGCAAGCACGCGATCGCCGGGGAGCTGACCCGGCGGCTGGCCGGGGTGTCCGGCCTGACCACGCCGTACCGGGCGCCCGACGCCCGCGGCACCTGGATGCTGTACACCTGTCTGCTGCCCGGGATCCGTGACCGGGTGCTGGCGGACCTGCTCGCCCGGGGCATCGAGGCCCGGATCTACTTCCCGCCGGTGCACCGGCAGCCGCTCTTCGCGGGGCGCGGCGCGGGCATGGGGCCGGTCGCGGACGGCGGGAGCGCCATGCTGCCGGTCACCGAGGCGGTCGCGGAGGCGATGCTCTCGATCCCGGTGCACCACCGGCTGACCGAGGCCGAGGTGGCCGAGATCGCCGACGCGGTGACCGACGCGGTGGGCCGGGCTTCGGCCGCGCCGCCGGGGGCCGCTTCGGTGGCGTCCGCCCCCGTGCCGGCGGGCCGTGTGCCGGCCGTGGGGACGCTGGGGACGCTGGGGACGCTGGGGACGCTGGGGACGCTGGGGACGCTGGACGCGGTGGGCCGGCCGAAGCCGGTCGGCGACCGGTGA
- a CDS encoding Gfo/Idh/MocA family oxidoreductase yields the protein MTALRAGVAGLGTMGRHHARVLATLPGVRLVGACDPDPGAARHAVAGLPVFEDLDRLLALGLDICVVAAPTLAHAGIGTRLAEAGVHTLIEKPLAASAEEGRALAAAFERAGLVGCVGHIERFNPVIRALRERIARGEIGTVLQVATSRQGPYPRRIRDVGVILDLASHDIDLTRWITGSPYLKVSAVTNRVVGGSSHEDLAAVAGVLEDGTVVSHLVNWLSPVKERLVTVTGELGSLRGDLLAPALRLHRHDRGCAPGGRAGAGPVADGRGVACELAVHEPLKAELEGFVAAVRGRADHIVPLQAGVEVMDVTSAILSAPRVGVEVPHGGRADAAPQGSAAVAVVPPRTGEDDAAPAQAPAVSYGGLPVLVAGYVPALNSRRFF from the coding sequence GTGACCGCGCTCCGCGCCGGGGTCGCCGGGCTCGGGACGATGGGCCGGCACCACGCCCGGGTGCTGGCCACGCTGCCCGGGGTGCGCCTGGTCGGTGCCTGCGATCCGGACCCGGGGGCCGCCCGTCACGCCGTCGCCGGCCTGCCGGTCTTTGAGGACCTGGACCGGCTGCTGGCTCTGGGCCTGGACATCTGCGTGGTGGCCGCGCCCACGCTGGCGCATGCCGGGATCGGTACCCGGCTGGCCGAGGCGGGCGTGCACACCCTGATCGAGAAGCCGCTCGCGGCGAGCGCCGAGGAGGGGCGGGCGCTGGCGGCCGCCTTCGAGCGGGCCGGGCTGGTCGGCTGCGTCGGGCACATCGAGCGGTTCAACCCGGTGATCCGTGCCCTGCGGGAGCGCATCGCCCGGGGTGAGATCGGCACCGTGCTCCAGGTCGCCACCAGCCGCCAGGGACCGTACCCGCGGCGTATCCGCGACGTCGGGGTGATCCTCGATCTGGCCAGTCACGACATCGATCTGACGCGGTGGATCACGGGGTCGCCGTACCTGAAGGTGTCGGCGGTGACCAACCGGGTCGTCGGCGGCAGCAGCCACGAGGACCTGGCCGCGGTCGCCGGTGTGCTGGAGGACGGCACCGTCGTCAGCCACCTGGTGAACTGGCTGTCTCCGGTCAAGGAGCGGCTGGTGACGGTGACCGGCGAGCTCGGTTCGCTGCGCGGCGACCTGCTGGCCCCCGCGCTCCGGCTGCACCGCCACGACCGCGGCTGCGCGCCCGGTGGGCGGGCCGGCGCCGGGCCGGTGGCCGACGGCCGGGGCGTCGCCTGCGAGCTGGCCGTCCACGAGCCGCTGAAGGCCGAGCTGGAGGGTTTCGTGGCCGCCGTGCGCGGCCGGGCCGACCACATCGTGCCCCTGCAGGCCGGGGTGGAGGTCATGGACGTCACCAGCGCCATCCTCTCGGCGCCGCGGGTCGGCGTCGAGGTGCCGCACGGCGGTCGGGCCGATGCCGCGCCCCAGGGCTCCGCGGCCGTCGCCGTCGTCCCGCCGCGGACGGGCGAGGACGACGCCGCGCCCGCGCAGGCGCCCGCCGTCTCCTACGGGGGCCTGCCGGTCCTGGTGGCGGGCTACGTACCGGCTCTGAACTCACGGAGGTTCTTCTGA